The window CGTCGGTTTCGACGAGCAGGCGTCGCGCCGCAGCAAGCTTGTGGGCAAGGCGATAGGTCGTCGGCGGCATGCCAACGGCCGAGCCGATCTGCCGACGCAGCGTCGTCAGGCCCATCGCGAGCCTGTCGGCTTCGTGGGCGAGATCGGGCTCGGGTCCCTCGGCGTCGGCGAGACGATCCAGCAGCTCGGCCAGCCACGCCGGCCGCGACGTCGACGGCAGCGTCGACCGCGCCTCGGCAAGAGCGATCAGCGCCCGCTCCAGCGCGTTGGTCGCCTTGAGACGCGACCAGCGAAGCGTCTTGTTGACCTGGGCGATGGTCTCGTCGAGGGCCTCGCCCACCACGTGCGCGGTGTGATCGTCGAGTGCCTGGGGCGACGTCGGCAAGAGTCCTTGGTCACGCCACTGCTCGACGAGCGTGCCGGCGAACGCGGCGTAGCGGTGGTGCCACGACTCGTCGGGCCGGGACGCGTGAAACCGAATGCGTCGCGGCCCAGGCATCGCGGGCCACGTCGCGGGCGCGGAGAGCTCGTGTCGGCGATCGTCGTAGTGGACGACCACGTCGCCTCGGCTCACCAGCTGCAGCGTGTGGTAGCCGAAGGGCTTGTCGATGTGCGCGGTGCATCTCGGGAACTCATCCGCGTGCAGAAAGACGATCTCAGGGCGAATCACGTGGTCAGATCATGCAAAACACCGGTCATCGTGTCCATTGGCGGTGGCGGATTCGGTGGCAGAATTCCCTGCAATGCCAGCCTTAACCCCAACTGCCGACGCAATGGAGCTCACCGATGCTGAAGTCAACTTCTACAACGATCAAGGATACCTCTATCTCCCTGGCTTCGTGGACCGCAACCACGCAGCCGACCTCCGCGGCGAAGTCCTGCACATCCTGCGGGAAGTGTTCGGCCTCGACGAGGAACGGCTCGCCCACGCAGCAGGCAAAGAGGACGCCTTGCGCCAGACCTTCCAATACCTCCAAGGAAGCATGCTCGACGAGCTGATCAACGGCGAGCGGTCCAAGGCCGTCGCTTCACGCCTGCTCGGCGGTCCGGCCCACGTCTATCTGCCGTTCACTGCCGTCAAAGCCGGTGGCGGCGGTGGGAAGTTCCACCTGCACCAGGACAACCAGTACACGTTCCACGAGCCCGCCTCAGGCAGCCTCAACATCTGGGTCGCCCTGGTCGACATGTCGCCCGAAAACGGGTGCCTGCAGATGAGTCCGCACAGCCACAAGGACGGCCCGATCGAACGCGCTGGCGAAGGCGATTACATCACGCCCGAGCAGGAAGCCCACCGGCTCTTCCCGATGCGCATGTGTGCCGGCGATGCCGTGGCCTTCAGCCGGTTGACGGTCCACGGCAGCGGGCCGAACCACACGGACAAGCCGCGCGTGGCCTACGCGCTTCAATACCACCGCGACGACGTTCAGTACCGCGATCCAGACGACGGCAGCCGGCTGAAGCGGCTGGTCGATGAACCACGCTTTGCCGTCGCACCAGTCGAGGCTCTGAAGCCGGCGGAGAAGTGAGCCGGGCGGCTATCGACGCTTCCGGCCGTTGGTCGCCGGCTTCGCCGATTCCGACAGCCGGGCAGCGGCGTCGGTGAACAGCTCCGCAAGCGCCGAGCGG of the Planctomycetota bacterium genome contains:
- a CDS encoding phytanoyl-CoA dioxygenase family protein, with the translated sequence MPALTPTADAMELTDAEVNFYNDQGYLYLPGFVDRNHAADLRGEVLHILREVFGLDEERLAHAAGKEDALRQTFQYLQGSMLDELINGERSKAVASRLLGGPAHVYLPFTAVKAGGGGGKFHLHQDNQYTFHEPASGSLNIWVALVDMSPENGCLQMSPHSHKDGPIERAGEGDYITPEQEAHRLFPMRMCAGDAVAFSRLTVHGSGPNHTDKPRVAYALQYHRDDVQYRDPDDGSRLKRLVDEPRFAVAPVEALKPAEK
- a CDS encoding AraC family transcriptional regulator, translating into MIRPEIVFLHADEFPRCTAHIDKPFGYHTLQLVSRGDVVVHYDDRRHELSAPATWPAMPGPRRIRFHASRPDESWHHRYAAFAGTLVEQWRDQGLLPTSPQALDDHTAHVVGEALDETIAQVNKTLRWSRLKATNALERALIALAEARSTLPSTSRPAWLAELLDRLADAEGPEPDLAHEADRLAMGLTTLRRQIGSAVGMPPTTYRLAHKLAAARRLLVETDEPIKAIARRLGYCDVYHFTRHFSRGVGVSPARFRDERPM